A region of Muntiacus reevesi chromosome 11, mMunRee1.1, whole genome shotgun sequence DNA encodes the following proteins:
- the PCDH20 gene encoding protocadherin-20, translated as MRGGRDARASRARAVSWSRATWRPSPDMGSLSCPSSSASHGNLPHLLLFFLFVGPFSCLASHSRATEILYSLNEGLPAGVLIGSLAEDLRLLPSAGGQDLQSQSPQHRVAERNPPLSFSLASQGLSGQYVTLDNRSGELHTSAQEIDREALCLEGGGGTAWGSSISISSSPSADSCLLLLDVLVLPQEYFRFVKVKIAIRDINDNAPRFPISQISVWVPENAPVNTRLAIEHPAVDPDVGTNGVQTYRLLDYHRMFTLDVEENESGERTPYLIVMGQLDRETQDQYVSVIIAEDGGSPPLLGSATLTIGITDINDNCPLFTDSQINVTVYGNATVGTAIAAVQAVDRDLGNNAQITYSYSQKVPQASKDLFHLNANTGVIKLFSKIGGSVLQTHKLTVLANGPGCIPAVITVLVTIIKVIFRPPEIIPRYIANEIDGIIYLKELEPVNTPIAFFTIRDPEGKYKMNCYLDGEGPFRLLPYKPYSNEYLLETTKPMDYELQQFYEIAIVAWNSEGFQVKKMIKVQVLDDNDNAPVFLQPLVELTIEENNAPNAFLAKLDATDADSGERGQVSYFLGPDAPSYFSLDSVTGILTVSTQLDREEKETYRYTVRAVDSGKPPQESIATVVITVLDKNDNSPRFINKDFSFFVPENFPGYGEIGVISVTDADTGQNGWVALSVVNQSDIFVIDTGKGMLRAKVSLDREQQSSYTLWVEAVDGGVPPLSSTAKITILLLDINDNPPLVLFPQSNMSYLLVLPSTLPGSLVTEVYAVDKDTGMNAVIAYSIIGRRGPRPESFRIDPKTGNITLEEALLQTDYGLHRLLVKVSDHGYPEPLHSTVMVNLFVNDTVSNESYIENLLRKEPEISIEEKEPQISIEPTHRKAESLSCMPTLVALSVISLSSITFLTGMGIYICLRREKKQHREDDNLEVQTPLKGKIDLHMRERKPMAISNI; from the exons ATGCGCGGCGGCAGGGATGCGCGCGCCTCGCGGGCCCGGGCAGTGAGCTGGAGTCGGGCGACCTGGCGCCCGAGCCCGGATATGGGGAGTCTCAGTTGTCCTAGCAGCAGCGCCAGCCACGGAAACCTGCCG catctgcttctgtttttcctcttcgTGGGACCTTTCAGCTGCCTAGCGAGTCACAGCCGGGCCACGGAGATTCTGTACAGCCTGAACGAGGGGCTGCCGGCGGGGGTGCTCATCGGCAGCCTGGCGGAGGACCTGCGGCTGCTGCCCAGCGCCGGGGGGCAGGACCTGCAGTCTCAGTCGCCGCAGCACCGCGTCGCCGAGCGGaaccctcctctctccttcagcCTGGCCTCCCAGGGGCTGAGTGGACAGTACGTGACCCTAGACAACCGCTCAGGAGAGCTGCACACTTCTGCCCAGGAGATCGACCGCGAAGCCTTGTGTCTTGAAGGAGGCGGAGGGACTGCCTGGGGGAGCAGCATTTCCATCTCCTCTTCGCCTTCTGCTGACTCTTGTCTTTTGCTTCTGGATGTCCTAGTCCTGCCTCAGGAATACTTTAGGTTTGTGAAGGTAAAAATCGCTATCCGGGACATCAATGACAATGCCCCGCGGTTCCCTATTTCTCAAATATCAGTTTGGGTCCCAGAAAATGCACCTGTAAACACCCGGCTGGCCATAGAGCATCCTGCCGTGGACCCAGATGTGGGCACTAATGGTGTTCAGACCTACCGCTTGCTGGACTACCATCGCATGTTCACCCTGGACGTGGAGGAGAATGAGAGCGGGGAGCGCACCCCCTACCTAATCGTCATGGGACAGCTGGACCGAGAGACCCAGGACCAGTATGTGAGCGTCATCATAGCTGAGGATGGTGGGTCTCCGCCACTGCTAGGCAGTGCCACCCTCACCATTGGCATAACTGACATTAATGACAACTGCCCACTCTTCACAGACTCACAAATCAACGTCACTGTGTATGGGAATGCTACTGTGGGCACAGCGATTGCAGCTGTTCAGGCTGTGGACAGAGATCTGGGAAACAATGCTCAGATCACCTACTCTTACAGTCAGAAAGTTCCACAAGCATCCAAGGATTtattccatttgaatgcaaacaCCGGGGTCATTAAACTTTTCAGTAAGATTGGAGGAAGTGTTCTGCAAACACACAAGCTCACCGTCCTTGCTAATGGGCCAGGCTGCATCCCTGCTGTGATCACTGTCCTGGTGACTATTATCAAAGTCATTTTCAGGCCACCTGAAATCATCCCTCGTTATATAGCAAATGAGATAGATGGTATTATTTATCTGAAAGAATTGGAACCTGTTAACACCCCAATTGCATTCTTTACCATAAGAGATCCAGAAGGTAAATACAAGATGAACTGCTATCTGGATGGTGAAGGACCATTTAGGTTATTGCCCTACAAACCATACAGTAATGAGTATCTTCTAGAAACGACAAAACCTATGGATTATGAGCTACAGCAATTCTATGAAATAGCCATAGTAGCTTGGAACTCTGAGGGATTTCAAGTcaaaaaaatgattaaagtgCAAGTTTTAGATGACAATGATAATGCTCCTGTTTTCCTTCAACCCTTGGTAGAACTAACCATTGAAGAAAATAATGCACCCAATGCCTTTTTGGCTAAGCTAGACGCTACAGATGCTGACAGTGGAGAGAGGGGCCAAGTTTCATATTTTCTGGGACCTGATGCTCCATCATATTTTTCCTTGGACAGTGTCACAGGAATTCTGACAGTTTCTACTCAGTTGGATCGAGAGGAGAAAGAGACGTATAGATACACAGTCAGAGCTGTTGACTCTGGGAAGCCACCCCAAGAATCAATAGCTACTGTGGTTATCACAGTGTTGGATAAAAATGACAACAGCCCTAGGTTCATCAACAAGGACTTCAGCTTCTTTGTGCCAGAAAATTTTCCAGGATACGGCGAAATTGGAGTAATTAGTGTCACAGACGCTGATACTGGGCAAAACGGATGGGTCGCTCTCTCCGTGGTGAACCAGAGTGATATTTTTGTCATAGACACTGGAAAGGGCATGCTGAGAGCTAAAGTCTCTTTGGACAGAGAGCAGCAAAGCTCCTATACTTTGTGGGTTGAAGCCGTCGATGGGGGtgtgcctcccctctcctctacTGCAAAAATCACAATTCTTCTTCTAGACATTAACGACAACCCGCCTCTCGTTTTATTTCCTCAGTCTAACATGTCTTACTTATTGGTGTTGCCTTCTACTCTCCCTGGCTCACTAGTTACAGAGGTCTATGCAGTTGACAAAGATACAGGCATGAATGCTGTCATAGCCTATAGCATCATAGGGAGAAGAGGGCCTAGGCCTGAATCCTTTAGAATTGACCCTAAAACTGGCAACATTACTTTGGAGGAGGCATTGCTGCAGACAGATTATGGGCTCCATCGTTTACTGGTGAAAGTGAGTGATCATGGTTATCCAGAACCTCTCCATTCCACAGTCATGGTGAATCTATTTGTCAATGACACTGTCAGTAATGAGAGCTACATTGAGAATCTTTTAAGAAAGGAACCAGAAATTAGCATAGAGGAGAAAGAACCACAGATTTCAATAGAACCAACTCATAGAAAAGCTGAATCTTTGTCTTGTATGCCCACCTTAGTAGCTCTATCTGTAATAAGCTTGAGTTCTATCACATTCTTAACAGGGATGGGCATATATATCTGtttaaggagagagaagaaacagcATAGGGAGGATGACAATTTGGAAGTACAGActccattaaaaggaaaaattgactTGCATATGAGAGAGAGGAAACCAATGGCTATTtctaatatttga